Proteins from one Mesoplodon densirostris isolate mMesDen1 chromosome 1, mMesDen1 primary haplotype, whole genome shotgun sequence genomic window:
- the LOC132495056 gene encoding collagen alpha-1(XXVII) chain-like isoform X2, translated as MPTNAQQCPEFCWKPNRLTVGKVARIRTKCTAGYTGRLRPAAEALCLGPAAIQRPPSLGRIGHSQVSPYEGAGDRGPGCRRSTALRGPSAHGDALRAAPHLPRAAWPRCGPGSPPQGPAASARCVSCPARRGHGGHHLGNSSQQLESAGGLDETSPLDPEDIEFSAGSRRALAQGCLQRPTLAAEPWVRFCVTKVDSRFTGRAQDPSGEPNVEAVPPRASHGKRAPHRRSGGPSQLQEDAANHRPSRSPPSSLFRTPTEPSFQGPHLGSYSPGTTSARGGTNGDAPRKCKNSLITLPTLPGHRWEGRAPHWGASQRDPAQPAHPPPPGTPSFFHPAPDPGTLREGRAVAPSAPSQPLTVSPLSHPASRWSLILPPLHSCVCGCA; from the exons ATGCCCACCAACGCCCAGCAATGCCCAGAGTTTTGCTGGAAACCAAACAGGTTAACAGTGGGGAAGGTGGCCAGGATTAGGACCAAATGCACGGCAGGCTACACTGGAAGGCTGCGTCCCGCGGCGGAGGCTCTGTGCCTGGGCCCCGCAGCCATTCAAAGACCTCCATCCCTCGGACGCATCGGGCACTCACAGGTCTCTCCGTACGAGGGTGCTGGGGACCGAGGGCCAGGGTGCAGGCGCAGCACGGCTCTGAGGGGACCCTCCGCACATGGGGACGCATTGCGGGCagccccccacctgccccgggCTGCATGGCCCAGATGCGGCCCCGGTTCCCCACCCCAGGGTCCGGCGGCATCAGCACGCTGTGTCTCTTGCCCTGCTCGGAGGGGCCACGGTGGCCACCACCTAGGAAACAGCTCACAGCAGCTAGAATCAGCAGGAGGTCTGGATGAAACCAGCCCTCTGGACCCCGAGGATATAGAGTTCAGCGCCGGGTCCAGACGCGCGCTGGCCCAAGGGTGTCTGCAGCGCCCTACGCTGGCTGCGGAACCTTGGGTCCGGTTCTGCGTCACAAAGGTGGACTCAAGGTTCACAGGACGAGCACAGGATCCGTCCGGCGAGCCCAACGTGGAGGCCGTCCCACCGAGGGCCTCGCACGGCAAGCGGGCACCGCACAGGAGGAGCGGAGGCCCTTCCCAGCTCCAGGAGGACGCGGCCAATCACAGACCCTCACGGTCCCCCCCGTCCTCCCTGTTTAGGACACCCACGGAGCCAAGCTTCCAGGGTCCCCACCTGGGCTCCTACTCACCGGGGACAACCAGTGCACGGGGGGGCACCAACGGCGACGCACCCCGGAAATGCAAGAACTCGCTGATCACGCTGCCCACGCTGCCAGGCCACAGGTGGGAAGGCCGAGCCCCGCACTGG GGAGCGAGTCAGAGGGATCCGGCCCAGCCAGCTCACCCACCACCGCCTGGCACCCCATCCTTCTTCCACCCGGCCCCCGACCCCGGCACTCTCAGGGAGGGGAGAGCCGTGGCCCCGAGCGCTCCATCCCAGCCCCTCACGGTGTCCCCACTGTCACACCCAGCCTCCCGGTGGAGCTTGATACTGCCGCCCTTACACAGCTGTGTCTGCGGGTGTGCATGA
- the LOC132495056 gene encoding uncharacterized protein LOC132495056 isoform X1, whose protein sequence is MPTNAQQCPEFCWKPNRLTVGKVARIRTKCTAGYTGRLRPAAEALCLGPAAIQRPPSLGRIGHSQVSPYEGAGDRGPGCRRSTALRGPSAHGDALRAAPHLPRAAWPRCGPGSPPQGPAASARCVSCPARRGHGGHHLGNSSQQLESAGGLDETSPLDPEDIEFSAGSRRALAQGCLQRPTLAAEPWVRFCVTKVDSRFTGRAQDPSGEPNVEAVPPRASHGKRAPHRRSGGPSQLQEDAANHRPSRSPPSSLFRTPTEPSFQGPHLGSYSPGTTSARGGTNGDAPRKCKNSLITLPTLPGHRWEGRAPHWVSHVGPMPQARNVELEKPGGSLEEKAGQRAASEPGLWVYRERVRGIRPSQLTHHRLAPHPSSTRPPTPALSGRGEPWPRALHPSPSRCPHCHTQPPGGA, encoded by the coding sequence ATGCCCACCAACGCCCAGCAATGCCCAGAGTTTTGCTGGAAACCAAACAGGTTAACAGTGGGGAAGGTGGCCAGGATTAGGACCAAATGCACGGCAGGCTACACTGGAAGGCTGCGTCCCGCGGCGGAGGCTCTGTGCCTGGGCCCCGCAGCCATTCAAAGACCTCCATCCCTCGGACGCATCGGGCACTCACAGGTCTCTCCGTACGAGGGTGCTGGGGACCGAGGGCCAGGGTGCAGGCGCAGCACGGCTCTGAGGGGACCCTCCGCACATGGGGACGCATTGCGGGCagccccccacctgccccgggCTGCATGGCCCAGATGCGGCCCCGGTTCCCCACCCCAGGGTCCGGCGGCATCAGCACGCTGTGTCTCTTGCCCTGCTCGGAGGGGCCACGGTGGCCACCACCTAGGAAACAGCTCACAGCAGCTAGAATCAGCAGGAGGTCTGGATGAAACCAGCCCTCTGGACCCCGAGGATATAGAGTTCAGCGCCGGGTCCAGACGCGCGCTGGCCCAAGGGTGTCTGCAGCGCCCTACGCTGGCTGCGGAACCTTGGGTCCGGTTCTGCGTCACAAAGGTGGACTCAAGGTTCACAGGACGAGCACAGGATCCGTCCGGCGAGCCCAACGTGGAGGCCGTCCCACCGAGGGCCTCGCACGGCAAGCGGGCACCGCACAGGAGGAGCGGAGGCCCTTCCCAGCTCCAGGAGGACGCGGCCAATCACAGACCCTCACGGTCCCCCCCGTCCTCCCTGTTTAGGACACCCACGGAGCCAAGCTTCCAGGGTCCCCACCTGGGCTCCTACTCACCGGGGACAACCAGTGCACGGGGGGGCACCAACGGCGACGCACCCCGGAAATGCAAGAACTCGCTGATCACGCTGCCCACGCTGCCAGGCCACAGGTGGGAAGGCCGAGCCCCGCACTGGGTAAGCCACGTGGGCCCAATGCCCCAAGCCCGGAATGTGGAGCTGGAGAAGCCCGGCGGGAGCTTGGAGGAAAAGGCTGGACAGAGGGCAGCCAGTGAGCCGGGGCTCTGGGTTTACAGGGAGCGAGTCAGAGGGATCCGGCCCAGCCAGCTCACCCACCACCGCCTGGCACCCCATCCTTCTTCCACCCGGCCCCCGACCCCGGCACTCTCAGGGAGGGGAGAGCCGTGGCCCCGAGCGCTCCATCCCAGCCCCTCACGGTGTCCCCACTGTCACACCCAGCCTCCCGGTGGAGCTTGA
- the RGS12 gene encoding regulator of G-protein signaling 12 isoform X4, giving the protein MNLEKGLPKETHVLNSQQSATVSDGELNGADLKDCVSNHSLSSNASLPSVQSCRRLRERRVASWAVSFERLLQDPLGVRYFSDFLRKEFSEENILFWQACEYFHHVPAHDKKELSYRAREIFSKFLSSKATTPVNIDSQAQLADDILSAPHPDMFKEQQLQIFNLMKFDSYTRFLKSPLYQECILAEVEGRPLPDAQQVPSSPTSKHSVSSDHSNASTPKKLNGKSKSGRSLNEELGDEDSEKKRKGAFFSWSRTRSTGRSQKKKDQGDRPSDPLHTNGGLGRRESQGSMSSAGSLDLPEACRTLAPEKDKAAKHCSIQLPDGTACVVLVREGLSIKEILAGLCERHGINGAAVDLFLVGGDKPLVLHQDSSILESRDLRLEKRTLFRLDLVPINRSVGLKAKPSKPVTEVLRPVAAKYGLRLSELVARLSGEKEPLDLGAPISSLDGQRVILEEKDPSRGKASTDKQKSVPIKQSAAVNAGSRNHSAMGEERTLGKSNSIKIKGENGKNARDPRLSKREESIAKIGKKKNQKINLDEAEEFFELISKAQSNRADDQRGLLRKEDLVLPEFLRLPPGPPGLALSPSAAPKAFCTRPTTGHGEESAPRPRESPATSPGSADSPPLCASGTPSPPAQAAEAGSVQTVEGEHVADLTLMGEGHISSPNSTFLPPPPTPPGSAAPPRPGTSGRDAPAPL; this is encoded by the exons AGCTGAACGGCGCCGACCTGAAGGACTGCGTGAGCAACCACAGCCTGAGCAGCAATGCCAGCCTCCCCAGCGTGCAGAGCTGCCGGCGCCTGCGTGAGCGGAGGGTTGCCAGCTGGGCTGTGTCCTTCGAGCGGCTTCTGCAGGACCCACTTGGAGTTCGCTACTTTTCC gattttctaaggaaggaattcagtgaagaaaacattttattctgGCAGGCCTGTGAATATTTTCATCATGTTCCCGCACACGACAAAAAAGAG CTCTCCTACAGGGCCCGCGAGATCTTCAGTAAGTTCCTGAGCAGCAAAGCCACCACGCCGGTCAACATTGACAGCCAGGCCCAGCTGGCGGACGACATCCTCAGCGCCCCCCACCCTGACATGTTCAAGGAGCAGCAGCTCCAG ATCTTCAACCTGATGAAGTTTGACAGCTACACTCGCTTTCTGAAATCCCCGCTGTACCAAGAGTGCATCCTGGCGGAGGTGGAGGGCCGCCCGCTGCCCGATGCGCAGCAGGTTCCCAGCAGCCCCACCTCCAAGCACAGCGTCAGCTCCGACCACTCAAACGCGTCCACGCCAAAGAAG TTGAATGGAAAATCGAAATCAGGACGGTCCCTGAATGAAGAGTTGGGGGATGAGGACAGCGAGAAGAAACGAAAAGGAGCGTTTTTCTCTTGGTCAAGGACCAGGAGCACTGGgcggtcccagaagaagaaggacCAAGGCGACCGTCCAAGCG ACCCCCTGCACACCAATGGAGGCCTGGGCCGCCGGGAGTCACAGGGCTCCATGTCCTCGGCCGGGAGCCTGGACCTG ccagAGGCCTGCAGGACCCTGGCGCCCGAGAAGGACAAGGCCGCCAAGCACTGCAGCATCCAGCTCCCCGACGGGACGGCCTGCGTGGTGCTCGTCAGGGAGGGGCTCTCCATCAAGGAAATCCTGGCCGGGCTCTGCGAGCGACACGGCATCAACGGGGCTGCTGTGGACCTCTTCCTGGTGGGCGGGGATAAG CCTCTGGTGCTGCACCAGGACAGTAGCATCTTGGAGTCTAGGGACCTGCGCCTAGAAAAACGCACTTTATTTCG GCTGGATCTGGTGCCGATTAACCGGTCTGTGGGACTCAAGGCCAAGCCCAGCAAGCCAGTCACGGAGGTACTGCGGCCTGTGGCGGCCAAGTATGGCCTGCGCCTGAGCGAGCTGGTGGCCCGGCTG AGTGGAGAGAAGGAGCCCCTGGACCTTGGAGCCCCCATCTCGAGTCTGGACGGACAGCGGGTCATCTTGGAGGAGAAGGACCCCTCCCGAGGGAAAG CGTCCACAGATAAACAGAAAAGTGTGCCCATCAAACAGAGCGCAGCTGTAAATGCCGGCTCCAGAAATCACTCGGCTATG ggagaggaaagaacactAGGCAAGTCTAATTCTattaaaattaaaggagaaaatggaaagaatgctAGGGATCCCCGGCTTTCAAAGAGAGAAGAATCTATTGCaaagattgggaaaaaaaaaaatcagaaaattaatttGGACGAAGCAGAGG AGTTTTTTGAGCTCATTTCCAAAGCTCAGAGCAACAGAGCAGACGACCAGCGCGGGCTGCTGAGGAAGGAGGACCTGGTGCTGCCTGAGTTCCTGCGTCTGCCACCTGGCCCCCCGGGGCTCGCCCTCTCCCCCTCGGCTGCCCCCAAGGCCTTCTGCACGAGACCCACAACAGGCCATGGCGAGGAGAGCGCTCCTCGGCCCCGCGAGAGCCCCGCCACCAGCCCTGGCTCGGCCGACAGCccgcctctctgtgcctccgggACCCCCAGCCCCCCGGCGCAGGCGGCGGAGGCTGGGAGTGTCCAGACCGTGGAGGGCGAGCACGTGGCCGACCTGACGCTCATGGGGGAGGGGCACATCAGCAGCCCTAACAGCACGTTCCTgccgccaccccccaccccgccgggCTCGGCCGCACCTCCGAGACCAGGTACCTCTGGGCGCGACGCCCCTGCTCCTCTCTga
- the RGS12 gene encoding regulator of G-protein signaling 12 isoform X3: MVPARHPALAPGPSRPQVDSLGAPAVPAARAAATCDEHPCWVCACVASGELNGADLKDCVSNHSLSSNASLPSVQSCRRLRERRVASWAVSFERLLQDPLGVRYFSDFLRKEFSEENILFWQACEYFHHVPAHDKKELSYRAREIFSKFLSSKATTPVNIDSQAQLADDILSAPHPDMFKEQQLQIFNLMKFDSYTRFLKSPLYQECILAEVEGRPLPDAQQVPSSPTSKHSVSSDHSNASTPKKLNGKSKSGRSLNEELGDEDSEKKRKGAFFSWSRTRSTGRSQKKKDQGDRPSDPLHTNGGLGRRESQGSMSSAGSLDLPEACRTLAPEKDKAAKHCSIQLPDGTACVVLVREGLSIKEILAGLCERHGINGAAVDLFLVGGDKPLVLHQDSSILESRDLRLEKRTLFRLDLVPINRSVGLKAKPSKPVTEVLRPVAAKYGLRLSELVARLSGEKEPLDLGAPISSLDGQRVILEEKDPSRGKASTDKQKSVPIKQSAAVNAGSRNHSAMGEERTLGKSNSIKIKGENGKNARDPRLSKREESIAKIGKKKNQKINLDEAEEFFELISKAQSNRADDQRGLLRKEDLVLPEFLRLPPGPPGLALSPSAAPKAFCTRPTTGHGEESAPRPRESPATSPGSADSPPLCASGTPSPPAQAAEAGSVQTVEGEHVADLTLMGEGHISSPNSTFLPPPPTPPGSAAPPRPGTSGRDAPAPL, from the exons CCCGCCCGTCACCCAGCCCTGGCTCCTGGCCCGTCCCGACCTCAGGTGGACTCACTCGGAGCCCCTGCCGTGCCCGCGGCCAGGGCGGCCGCGACCTGTGACGAGCATCCTTGTTGGGTGTGTGCGTGCGTGGCCTCAGGAG AGCTGAACGGCGCCGACCTGAAGGACTGCGTGAGCAACCACAGCCTGAGCAGCAATGCCAGCCTCCCCAGCGTGCAGAGCTGCCGGCGCCTGCGTGAGCGGAGGGTTGCCAGCTGGGCTGTGTCCTTCGAGCGGCTTCTGCAGGACCCACTTGGAGTTCGCTACTTTTCC gattttctaaggaaggaattcagtgaagaaaacattttattctgGCAGGCCTGTGAATATTTTCATCATGTTCCCGCACACGACAAAAAAGAG CTCTCCTACAGGGCCCGCGAGATCTTCAGTAAGTTCCTGAGCAGCAAAGCCACCACGCCGGTCAACATTGACAGCCAGGCCCAGCTGGCGGACGACATCCTCAGCGCCCCCCACCCTGACATGTTCAAGGAGCAGCAGCTCCAG ATCTTCAACCTGATGAAGTTTGACAGCTACACTCGCTTTCTGAAATCCCCGCTGTACCAAGAGTGCATCCTGGCGGAGGTGGAGGGCCGCCCGCTGCCCGATGCGCAGCAGGTTCCCAGCAGCCCCACCTCCAAGCACAGCGTCAGCTCCGACCACTCAAACGCGTCCACGCCAAAGAAG TTGAATGGAAAATCGAAATCAGGACGGTCCCTGAATGAAGAGTTGGGGGATGAGGACAGCGAGAAGAAACGAAAAGGAGCGTTTTTCTCTTGGTCAAGGACCAGGAGCACTGGgcggtcccagaagaagaaggacCAAGGCGACCGTCCAAGCG ACCCCCTGCACACCAATGGAGGCCTGGGCCGCCGGGAGTCACAGGGCTCCATGTCCTCGGCCGGGAGCCTGGACCTG ccagAGGCCTGCAGGACCCTGGCGCCCGAGAAGGACAAGGCCGCCAAGCACTGCAGCATCCAGCTCCCCGACGGGACGGCCTGCGTGGTGCTCGTCAGGGAGGGGCTCTCCATCAAGGAAATCCTGGCCGGGCTCTGCGAGCGACACGGCATCAACGGGGCTGCTGTGGACCTCTTCCTGGTGGGCGGGGATAAG CCTCTGGTGCTGCACCAGGACAGTAGCATCTTGGAGTCTAGGGACCTGCGCCTAGAAAAACGCACTTTATTTCG GCTGGATCTGGTGCCGATTAACCGGTCTGTGGGACTCAAGGCCAAGCCCAGCAAGCCAGTCACGGAGGTACTGCGGCCTGTGGCGGCCAAGTATGGCCTGCGCCTGAGCGAGCTGGTGGCCCGGCTG AGTGGAGAGAAGGAGCCCCTGGACCTTGGAGCCCCCATCTCGAGTCTGGACGGACAGCGGGTCATCTTGGAGGAGAAGGACCCCTCCCGAGGGAAAG CGTCCACAGATAAACAGAAAAGTGTGCCCATCAAACAGAGCGCAGCTGTAAATGCCGGCTCCAGAAATCACTCGGCTATG ggagaggaaagaacactAGGCAAGTCTAATTCTattaaaattaaaggagaaaatggaaagaatgctAGGGATCCCCGGCTTTCAAAGAGAGAAGAATCTATTGCaaagattgggaaaaaaaaaaatcagaaaattaatttGGACGAAGCAGAGG AGTTTTTTGAGCTCATTTCCAAAGCTCAGAGCAACAGAGCAGACGACCAGCGCGGGCTGCTGAGGAAGGAGGACCTGGTGCTGCCTGAGTTCCTGCGTCTGCCACCTGGCCCCCCGGGGCTCGCCCTCTCCCCCTCGGCTGCCCCCAAGGCCTTCTGCACGAGACCCACAACAGGCCATGGCGAGGAGAGCGCTCCTCGGCCCCGCGAGAGCCCCGCCACCAGCCCTGGCTCGGCCGACAGCccgcctctctgtgcctccgggACCCCCAGCCCCCCGGCGCAGGCGGCGGAGGCTGGGAGTGTCCAGACCGTGGAGGGCGAGCACGTGGCCGACCTGACGCTCATGGGGGAGGGGCACATCAGCAGCCCTAACAGCACGTTCCTgccgccaccccccaccccgccgggCTCGGCCGCACCTCCGAGACCAGGTACCTCTGGGCGCGACGCCCCTGCTCCTCTCTga
- the RGS12 gene encoding regulator of G-protein signaling 12 isoform X5 — translation MFKEQQLQIFNLMKFDSYTRFLKSPLYQECILAEVEGRPLPDAQQVPSSPTSKHSVSSDHSNASTPKKLNGKSKSGRSLNEELGDEDSEKKRKGAFFSWSRTRSTGRSQKKKDQGDRPSDPLHTNGGLGRRESQGSMSSAGSLDLPEACRTLAPEKDKAAKHCSIQLPDGTACVVLVREGLSIKEILAGLCERHGINGAAVDLFLVGGDKPLVLHQDSSILESRDLRLEKRTLFRLDLVPINRSVGLKAKPSKPVTEVLRPVAAKYGLRLSELVARLSGEKEPLDLGAPISSLDGQRVILEEKDPSRGKASTDKQKSVPIKQSAAVNAGSRNHSAMGEERTLGKSNSIKIKGENGKNARDPRLSKREESIAKIGKKKNQKINLDEAEEFFELISKAQSNRADDQRGLLRKEDLVLPEFLRLPPGPPGLALSPSAAPKAFCTRPTTGHGEESAPRPRESPATSPGSADSPPLCASGTPSPPAQAAEAGSVQTVEGEHVADLTLMGEGHISSPNSTFLPPPPTPPGSAAPPRPGTSGRDAPAPL, via the exons ATGTTCAAGGAGCAGCAGCTCCAG ATCTTCAACCTGATGAAGTTTGACAGCTACACTCGCTTTCTGAAATCCCCGCTGTACCAAGAGTGCATCCTGGCGGAGGTGGAGGGCCGCCCGCTGCCCGATGCGCAGCAGGTTCCCAGCAGCCCCACCTCCAAGCACAGCGTCAGCTCCGACCACTCAAACGCGTCCACGCCAAAGAAG TTGAATGGAAAATCGAAATCAGGACGGTCCCTGAATGAAGAGTTGGGGGATGAGGACAGCGAGAAGAAACGAAAAGGAGCGTTTTTCTCTTGGTCAAGGACCAGGAGCACTGGgcggtcccagaagaagaaggacCAAGGCGACCGTCCAAGCG ACCCCCTGCACACCAATGGAGGCCTGGGCCGCCGGGAGTCACAGGGCTCCATGTCCTCGGCCGGGAGCCTGGACCTG ccagAGGCCTGCAGGACCCTGGCGCCCGAGAAGGACAAGGCCGCCAAGCACTGCAGCATCCAGCTCCCCGACGGGACGGCCTGCGTGGTGCTCGTCAGGGAGGGGCTCTCCATCAAGGAAATCCTGGCCGGGCTCTGCGAGCGACACGGCATCAACGGGGCTGCTGTGGACCTCTTCCTGGTGGGCGGGGATAAG CCTCTGGTGCTGCACCAGGACAGTAGCATCTTGGAGTCTAGGGACCTGCGCCTAGAAAAACGCACTTTATTTCG GCTGGATCTGGTGCCGATTAACCGGTCTGTGGGACTCAAGGCCAAGCCCAGCAAGCCAGTCACGGAGGTACTGCGGCCTGTGGCGGCCAAGTATGGCCTGCGCCTGAGCGAGCTGGTGGCCCGGCTG AGTGGAGAGAAGGAGCCCCTGGACCTTGGAGCCCCCATCTCGAGTCTGGACGGACAGCGGGTCATCTTGGAGGAGAAGGACCCCTCCCGAGGGAAAG CGTCCACAGATAAACAGAAAAGTGTGCCCATCAAACAGAGCGCAGCTGTAAATGCCGGCTCCAGAAATCACTCGGCTATG ggagaggaaagaacactAGGCAAGTCTAATTCTattaaaattaaaggagaaaatggaaagaatgctAGGGATCCCCGGCTTTCAAAGAGAGAAGAATCTATTGCaaagattgggaaaaaaaaaaatcagaaaattaatttGGACGAAGCAGAGG AGTTTTTTGAGCTCATTTCCAAAGCTCAGAGCAACAGAGCAGACGACCAGCGCGGGCTGCTGAGGAAGGAGGACCTGGTGCTGCCTGAGTTCCTGCGTCTGCCACCTGGCCCCCCGGGGCTCGCCCTCTCCCCCTCGGCTGCCCCCAAGGCCTTCTGCACGAGACCCACAACAGGCCATGGCGAGGAGAGCGCTCCTCGGCCCCGCGAGAGCCCCGCCACCAGCCCTGGCTCGGCCGACAGCccgcctctctgtgcctccgggACCCCCAGCCCCCCGGCGCAGGCGGCGGAGGCTGGGAGTGTCCAGACCGTGGAGGGCGAGCACGTGGCCGACCTGACGCTCATGGGGGAGGGGCACATCAGCAGCCCTAACAGCACGTTCCTgccgccaccccccaccccgccgggCTCGGCCGCACCTCCGAGACCAGGTACCTCTGGGCGCGACGCCCCTGCTCCTCTCTga